A stretch of DNA from Candidatus Saccharimonadales bacterium:
CCGCTTCAAAGCCTGATCCTGGCTGTGTCCATGTAGACAAATAGGTAGTTGCATCTCCTTCGCCGGTTATGAAAATATCCCCGTAAGGCTCGGCTTCGTTAGCGATATGCGTACCGTAATTATCAACAACCAAATCATTGGGCTTCGTCGCCTTAATGTAATTATAGACAGCTGACAAGTAGCATGTTTGTGCCGAAGTTGCGTCATCAATTCGATCCAGCATTAGGCCTGTTATGCCAGGGTAGAGCGCCCGCCACAAGTCAACGTCTGCAATGACATCAGCAATAGGTCTAGACTGGTAATTAGTGTCCAGGTAGCCAATTGTGCGCGTGCTATTAGCTGTATTGCGGTTAATTTGCGCTGTGTAGTCCGGGTTAGTTGAAGCGCCAGGACCACTATTCGGATTAGCGACTACAAACGGTATTTGGCTTCCAGCTGATTCGATATCATCCCAAAGAGGTAACGTGGGGTATTCGTATGCAGGAACCGCTATTGATTGGCGTGTTACGACAGCAGATGCTGTCTGCGACAAAAATTGGCAAACAATAATACTAAGTAGAAATAAATATTTTGCAGCGTACAGTGTTTTTTTGATCATTGGTTCCCCAACTTCGCTCTTATGCTTAAGATTGTAGCTTAAGAAACAACAATTAGCAAATACATTGGCGCACGACGCTTGCAATTAGTTCGTGCCCTTTATCATTGGGGTGCGCACCGTCATAGCAAAAGAGTTCTTTTACTCCAGCTTCTTCAAAGGCTGGTCTTATAGGTAGAAAAGGCAGCCCCGAAAATTCAACGATTGATTGCAGTTTTTCATCGTATACTTTTATGCGCTCATCAGAGTACTCCGATGTCTTTAACATTACCGAGGGCTTCGCAAGCGGGGGCAGGCCTATAAAAAGAATGTCATTGGTGTATTGTTTTGCAATAGCGATGATTTTTTTGATATTTTCTTCAAACTGATCAAGCGGAGTTTCTACTGCGCCATCTTGCATCCGCTGGTCGTT
This window harbors:
- a CDS encoding SGNH/GDSL hydrolase family protein, coding for MFIITCGTNDQRMQDGAVETPLDQFEENIKKIIAIAKQYTNDILFIGLPPLAKPSVMLKTSEYSDERIKVYDEKLQSIVEFSGLPFLPIRPAFEEAGVKELFCYDGAHPNDKGHELIASVVRQCIC
- a CDS encoding spherulation-specific family 4 protein; translated protein: MIKKTLYAAKYLFLLSIIVCQFLSQTASAVVTRQSIAVPAYEYPTLPLWDDIESAGSQIPFVVANPNSGPGASTNPDYTAQINRNTANSTRTIGYLDTNYQSRPIADVIADVDLWRALYPGITGLMLDRIDDATSAQTCYLSAVYNYIKATKPNDLVVDNYGTHIANEAEPYGDIFITGEGDATTYLSTWTQPGSGFEADSANQNRLMHIVYDADAATYPSVLAKMRASDIGWVYITDDVLPNPYDGAVSYWNTEV